GACTCAAGCCAACCTTGTACCGATGCAAATGATTCACTGTTGGTCAAGCGTGCTTGCGCTTCTATGTGCAAGAGACTCGAGCGCTCCAGCACTGCATCCGGAACCTCACCAGGGGAGCAGGCAAAACCGAACGTCTCACAAGTGAGTTCAACCGCCTCATCTCCGGGAATAGGATCTGGATCAGGGTCGGGATTGGGGTTTGGTAGCGCTCCGTTTCCCGAAGGGCCACTGCAAGCGGTGAGCAGTGCGCTGAGAAGCAGCATGTTCAAAAGTCCAAATATCCTCTTCATCGGTTTCCTCCCTTTAGAAACTGTAGCGTTTGCTGCCGTCGTGATGTCGGCTGTCCGCCTCACGGGGATCGGTTGCATCCGCGAATCCCCTCATCGACGCGGCTCGAGGAGGTGAGGTAGGTGGGGCTCACATCTTACGGTGAGCCCCTTGCTGACTGGTGCTTAGGCGGTGTTACGGGCCTGGTTACGGACCTACGTCGCCGCTGCTGTTGCCACTGAAGGTGTTGTTCCCTTGGGTGGCGGGGTCGATGGGGGCGCCCGCGGCGTCGGTGATGGCGCCGTCGTTGTAGATGCCCCAACCGCTGCTGTTGTTAAAGGCGCTGTCGGTGGCGGCAATGACGCCCGCCGAGGAGACGTAGAGGTTGGTAGACCTGCTGTTGTTGATGGTGCTGAAGGTTTGTCCGGCGTTCTCGAGGGTAACGAAGCGGAGCGCGTTGGCGCTGCTGCTCGAGTTGATGCCGACGCCGCGCCAGCCGCCGGAGCTACCGCTGGCGCTGGTGAAGGTGATGCGGTCAGCGGCCGTGCCGATAGCTTGAAGCGCGCCCGCGTCAACGCGGAGGCCCGCGTCGTCGAACTGCAGCGTTGTGCCGGGCTCGATGGTGACGGTGGCGGCGGGGTCGTTGATGAAGTGGTTGCCGAAGAAGCGGTAGGGAACATCGAGGTTCTGCCAGGTCTGGTCGGTGGTGATGGTAGTGTCCCTGACCTCGACGTAGCGGCTGCCGAACGGCGCGTCGGTACCGAACACGTTGCCCGAGCCGATGGAATCCAACTGGTTGGAGTAGAGCCTGATGGGGGCGTCGGTGTTTTCGATGAACTCGTTGTCGTCGAAGGTGCTGAGCACCGCGCTGTCGGCGTCTACATAGACGCCGTGCCCGCCGCTGGCCCTGAAGGTCGAGTTGGTGACGGCAAGGCGCGAGTTGCCCGCGAGGTAGAGGTTGGTGGCGTTGCTGCCGTTGATGGTGCTGAAGGTCTGCCCGGCGTTTTCGATGACGACGTGCTCGAGCGTGTTTTCGGCGCTGCTGCTGGCGATGCCGAGGCCGCGCCAGTCGTTGGGGTTGCCCGAGGCACTGGTGAAGGTGACGGGAGCGCCGCTGCTGCCGAGGGCGCGCAGAGCTCCCGCGTCGAGACGGAAGCCGGCGCTGTTCGTAAACTGCAAGGTGGCGCCCGCTTCGATGGTAATCGTGGCTTCGGAATCGTCGATGAAGTGATTGCCGTCAAAGCGGTACGGCACGTCGGCGGCGGGCCATGTCGCGGAGGTGCGCAGGGTGGTAGCGGCGACCTGGATGTGTTGCGCGCCGGGGAGCGCGTTCGTGCCGAAGACGTTGCCGCTCCCGATGCTGCCGAGCTGCTGTGAGGTTACCCGCATGGCCGCGGTGCTGTTGCCGTCGAAGGTGTTGTTGCTGAAGCTGGTGAGCTCGGAATTCGCGGCGTTCACGTAGAGGCCGACCCCGCCGCTGTTACGGAAGGTGCTGTTGGTGATGGCAACGCGAGCGTTGTCGTCCAGGTAGAGGTTGGTGGCGTTGCTGCCGTTGATGGTGCTGAAGGTTCGGCCGGCGTTCTCGAGGGTGACGTGATCAAAAACATTATTGCTGCTGCTGGTAAAGATGCCCACGCCGCGCCAGTCGTTGGGGTCGCCCGAGGCGCTGGTGAGCCTGATCGGGTTGGCGGCCGTGCCTTCGGCGCGCAGCGAGCCGCCGTCGGCGACGCGCAAGCCCGAGGACGTTTCGAACTGAAGGACCGTACCGGGCAGCAGTGTCAGGGCGGCCGAGACGGTGATGTTGGTCGTCACGCGGTGGCAGTCGAGCGGCAAGGTGGTGTCGGCGCTGATGTCGGCGCTCAGCTCCTGGGCCGTACTGCAGTCGACCGTGGCGGTCGGCGCGGTGACGGTGACGCGCGCCTGACCCGAGACATTCGTATTGGCCTGGCTCGTCGCCGTGATGGTGGCGGTGCCGGGTGCGACGCCGGTGACGACGCCTGAGTTGTTCACGGTGGCAATACCGTTATCGCTGCTCGACCAGGTGACGTTTTGCGACACGCCCGCGTCGCCCTGCACCGTGGCGCTCAGGGTGACGGTGGCGCCCACGTTCACAGCGGCTTCGTCGGGGCTCACCACCACGCCCGTGACGGCGGGATCAGCGGGGCCGTTGCCGGGTGGGGTGGGCGTACCACCGCAAGCGATGAGCGCGGCGGCTAGGAGCACGTGCAAGGGCAGGGCCGAAAGGGATCGAAGGGTTGTTTTCATCTCGTTTCCTCCATCTGGCGAGGACTTGGCTGCCTCGCCTGGGTTGTGTCTCGAGTCGCGGGCGGTACACCGCTGCTGCGGCGCCGTCGGGCGTTTGGCTGAAGCGTCGGCCTCTCGTCACCCCGTCGCCGCGGTGGGCCGGTTCACGGTGCGAAGGGCGTCAAGCGTATCGAGGCCGATTTCATGCGTCTTCCTTTCCGGAGCCCTGGTCTTGGCTCCTTGATTTGTGAGAAGCGCGCTCGTCGAGAAAGCGCTGCAAGGCCTCGAGGCTGTCGAAGCGCCTCGTCTCCCGGCTGCGCAAGTCCTCGAGGCTGGCCCGCCAGGCCCCTACGTCCTTGCCGTCACGCCACAGCCGCAAGAGGTAGAGCACGTCGTCTCGCACCCCCCGAGGCTAAGGGCGGGCCGTCAAAAAAGCGTTAAATTTTGTTTTGGGGTTTTGTTTTGGGGTTTTACAGCGTCCAGGAGCGGGTTTGCCGGAAGAGGCTTGCTCGCGGCCCTTCGGGAAGCCCTTCCGCCTGAGCGCGGAGCAGGGCTTCGGCCCGGCTGAGCAGGCGGACCCTGTGGGGGTCGCGGGCGGGGTAGCCGCGGGCTAAGAGCGCGTAGCCCAGGGGGGACTCGGCGACGGAGAGCGCCTCGAGCCCGCTCGCCAGGCCGGCGATCGGCCCGGCCTCGGGGTCGGCGAGGAGCGCGGCCCGCTGCTCCGCTAGCGCCGCGAGCAGCCGCAGGTGAAGGTTGTCGCGCGCCTCTGTAATGCGCCTTGACCACGACCGCGTCGCCTCGGGGGTGCTCGCGAGCAGGGCAAGCTCGGCATAGGCCCAGGGCAGCACGTCGAGAAGCGCGAGCGCCTCGAGCTCTC
Above is a genomic segment from Deinococcota bacterium containing:
- a CDS encoding Ig-like domain-containing protein, whose translation is MKTTLRSLSALPLHVLLAAALIACGGTPTPPGNGPADPAVTGVVVSPDEAAVNVGATVTLSATVQGDAGVSQNVTWSSSDNGIATVNNSGVVTGVAPGTATITATSQANTNVSGQARVTVTAPTATVDCSTAQELSADISADTTLPLDCHRVTTNITVSAALTLLPGTVLQFETSSGLRVADGGSLRAEGTAANPIRLTSASGDPNDWRGVGIFTSSSNNVFDHVTLENAGRTFSTINGSNATNLYLDDNARVAITNSTFRNSGGVGLYVNAANSELTSFSNNTFDGNSTAAMRVTSQQLGSIGSGNVFGTNALPGAQHIQVAATTLRTSATWPAADVPYRFDGNHFIDDSEATITIEAGATLQFTNSAGFRLDAGALRALGSSGAPVTFTSASGNPNDWRGLGIASSSAENTLEHVVIENAGQTFSTINGSNATNLYLAGNSRLAVTNSTFRASGGHGVYVDADSAVLSTFDDNEFIENTDAPIRLYSNQLDSIGSGNVFGTDAPFGSRYVEVRDTTITTDQTWQNLDVPYRFFGNHFINDPAATVTIEPGTTLQFDDAGLRVDAGALQAIGTAADRITFTSASGSSGGWRGVGINSSSSANALRFVTLENAGQTFSTINNSRSTNLYVSSAGVIAATDSAFNNSSGWGIYNDGAITDAAGAPIDPATQGNNTFSGNSSGDVGP